Genomic window (Acidobacteriota bacterium):
GCGAAGCGAGGTTGAGTGTTTCACACGCCTGACACCCGAAGACGGTTTGTTGGAAGCATTCGAAGGAGTGACGGCCGCGCTGGTCGTCTGCGGTCACACTCACATGCAATTCGACCGCTCGATCGGCCGCGTTCGCGTCGTCAACGCCGGGAGCGTGGGAATGCCGTTCGGGCGGACCGGGGCGGATTGGCTCCTCCTCGGGCCGGGGGTCGAACTCCGCCACACGGAGTTTGACCTCGAGGCGGCCGCGACGCGGGTCCGAGCGACCAACTATCCGGAAGCCGACGACTATGCGACACAGTTTTGTTCTGTCGTCACCGCCGGAATCGGCCATGCTCGAGGCGTTCACTCACGCATCGTTTCCGTAGAGGACTCACGCACGAGGACAATTTGACCGACTTCGAACTGTTGGTCCTCCTGGCGATCCTCACGGTCGAAGAAAGAGCTTCCGGCCCCGCGATTGCCCGCGGGATCCTGCGGGCGGGCGGCTGCCGCGTCGCCCCGCGGAAGATTCACGCCGCGCTCGGCCCGCTGGAGCGCAACGGACTCGTGACGTCCGCGGGGGGCGATCCGACCTCGTCGTCGAGACGTGGCGCCACGCGGATCTTCGAGGTGACACCTGCCGGACTGCGGGCAATCAAGACGACGCAACGGGCCCTCGTCTCGCTGTGGGCGGGATTGCCGGAGCTGAAGAACGAGCCGCTCCTCGACGAACTGCTCGAGGAGTCCGGGGCTCGCCGGTCGCAGGTCTGGCTCTGGTACTTGACGACCCGCGTTCAACCCTAGCAGAGCGACTCACCGAACCCGGCGTTCGCACCTCAGCGGCCGGCCCTGCACAAAACGGGACATATTCATGTTTTAGTCGTCTTTTGGTCATGTAATAGTCATGCTCGTCGTGTATAAGGGCGTGCCGGACAGTGACCGGCTTGCGCCCAGAAGACAGCTCCCGCTGGAGACTTCGATGACGACACGCGAGTACCTGGAGGTGCTGAACAGTTCTTGTGCGGAACGCTGCGCCGAGACCAACTACTGGACGCCGGCGCGGAGGCCGAACATGCGCCTCCTGTACTCAACGCCAGAGACGTTTGAGCCACCAGCCCGGATCCTGTGGCTGGGCAAGAACCCTGGTGGCGAGCCCGACGACGGCGACCGCCACCCTCACGATGTCCCCTTTCGGCAACGACGCGGGTGGTCCAGCTACCTGGACGACGACTGGGGCCGTTTCCGAAGGGGTGAGCATCCGATGCAGCGTGGCGTACTCGCGGCAGCGTCGCTCTTCGCTGGTGGCGCCGACGAAGGGCGAGCGTTACTCCGAAGCAGCCCCGCCGCCAACCTCAGTCCCTATCGGTCACGATCATGGGACTATCTGCCAAGGGATCTACGCGACATCTCGGTCGGCGAGTCCCTGATTCGACTCGCGCAGCCGCGCGTTGTCGTGCTGTTTTTTAGCGAGTCTTCACTGTGGCGCCGGCTAATGGACACTCTCGATCGGGCCGTGCCGTCTACGAGAAT
Coding sequences:
- a CDS encoding metallophosphoesterase family protein, producing the protein MFIIHRCPSAPNNRRARPSGRTLASTARFAPPRVVKRAVFVPEIEHGAGAWASQRSSIGAAACGSCRQPRSAGTRSEVECFTRLTPEDGLLEAFEGVTAALVVCGHTHMQFDRSIGRVRVVNAGSVGMPFGRTGADWLLLGPGVELRHTEFDLEAAATRVRATNYPEADDYATQFCSVVTAGIGHARGVHSRIVSVEDSRTRTI
- a CDS encoding PadR family transcriptional regulator, which encodes MTDFELLVLLAILTVEERASGPAIARGILRAGGCRVAPRKIHAALGPLERNGLVTSAGGDPTSSSRRGATRIFEVTPAGLRAIKTTQRALVSLWAGLPELKNEPLLDELLEESGARRSQVWLWYLTTRVQP